AGAATTTAGATCCCCATCATGGAGAAGAAGAGAATGTTTCTCATTGTCTCTTGCAGCCTAAAAGAAGGCAAAGAATACGACTACTAGTCTGTCGgccttctcttttcttctctaaGAAGTAGTAATCAAACGGGAGTCGGCCTTTCCTTTTCGTATTTTCTAGTTTCTAAAATACATTGAACTTCCTTCCTAACCGGAAATGATGTCCAATACAAATAGGGAAGTTCCAGTAGCTATAAAACtcggaatttgacttggattgGGAAACTGCCCAATATCAATTCCAATTTTCTGGCCTTAAATGTAGGTCCCGAACGTATCACTATCAATTTAACTGAAAAATTGTCACTTTTAATTACGTTTTGCTCTTTTTTCTATAATTagcaccattaaccaaatataagtagaatccgatagttaaaacaatatttggctaaaatcaagggaagaataattataaatttaacaacaaattatgacctatcaGTATTGAAGCACCAAAAAATAATAGAGAAGAGAAACTATTTTCCTATCAAAGATTTTCTGTGGAAGACTTTTTccaaagaaaatattttactcCCTCCCAAACGGATCCTTAAAGGGTGAATcattatgaaaaataaaatacttaaaTCTTGCCCAAGttaaacttcaaaaaaaaagaaaaaaaagacaaagaTGGTTCttgttaacaaaaataaaaaattaagttttaaattattacaaaaaataaatcaaCTAAAACTTGTCCATATTAGCTATTAAACACAGTAATTATGGAAATTAAGGAAAAGGGgatggaaaaaaagaagaggggattgattcttcttaacaaaaataaaacatttaaagTTGACCAAATAAATTGTGAAATATGTAAACGTGGCAAAAAAAATAAGGCTTCCACTTGGCTGAATGTGAGAGTAGTCAAGACAATAACTTACCATATAGAGAATTGAATAGCAAATTCTTAAATGATAGGCATGATATGATATGATAGATGTAGTGAAATTTATCAAAAATGTATTGAATTTTAGAAAGAAtgaaaattatttaaatttcaATAATAGTAATacataatcaaaccaaaaaaataataatagaaaagaattaaaaaatagaaaaattatgaGGTGATTGACAAAAAAACAAAGGTTAGAAAGACATACATAATAAAAACTTATATAAAGTAAGAAAtcaaaaaattgattaaaagtTGTTatagtcaaaaaggtgaaaaaagttaaagaaaataaatgaatggaaaaaaaagatagaattgATTGTTACTaaaaacaaaatatttaaaagcatTGAAAGTTGCTATAGTTaagagagtaaaaaaaaaaagaaaataagtggataagaaaaataaaaataaaattgactgTTGTCAAAAGTAAAATATTTAGAAGCtacttgaataaaaaaaattaaatttgaccaCACGATGAAAAGATAGCGAGTCCACTTGATAGAAGATTAGAATAACTAACTCAACAACTtaccaaattgggaatttgaaCAGCTTtttattatgtatatatatgacaTATGAATTGCAGTCATCAAATTATGAGTTTTAGTCCATGGTTCACAAGCATTAGTCCCTCACAGTTGGTGAAGGAAGCTCAAATAATGGTTTTGTTGGATAAAACTGTACATAAGATCACAAAATACTCTAGTGTGCAATCATTGATTGAAAACACTAGCCTTGAGCCCTTTACTGCAATTTGTTAGATCCTCCAAGATTTGTTGTTCGCGAAAAGTAAAAAAAGATTGCTTCCTCGTCTAGAAGGGCTTCCAACTATTGGAAGTCTACAACTGTTAGGGAAGATTCCTCACCACGATTTGTGCTAATCAGGTAATAACTGTGGCCCtacaatttaaatttttttcatccccTGAAGTGGCTAAAAAGTCCCTCAGGAGTCGAGGAGTTAATAATCAATGCTAGTTTTTCATTACTAGCAGGCCTTAGCATGAAGGTTCTTGCTACGAGAACaattatattgaagaaaacaagatggagaggagaaaaaaaaaaaaaggaaacggTTGAAAGAGAAAGATCCTTCGATCCCTCCTAGTTTGCAGCCATGTCAAATTACATACCAATTTATATACTACGATATCGTGACAAGAAAATTTGTCTTTGTTAGAGATACAAAAGACAGTATTTAACATTGTTTTGACACAGGTGACAAGAAGAAGCTGTCTTACAAGTTTATCAAATGAGTAAACGCTATATACTGTAATTGCTTAATGGAAGATGATTAGTCGATGCAGGACAGTAGACTTTAACAATAGCGTACAAAGAAGTGATATAAAGCATTTTGATAAATACTTAATTATTTGCTCAATCGATAGGTTGGAACAGCCATCAGATGCTTCGCCCTTGTCACTACAAGGCCAAATTCCTCGGTCATGTCCAGCTCTGAAGGCAGCATCCCATTCGGAAGTTCCCAAGTGAAACAATGGACTAATTGTGCGACTAGAAGACGAACTACAGTGAGCCCCAGTTGAATTCCAGGGCAACCTCTTCTACCTGAGCCGAAGGGAAGAAGCTGGAAATCATGTCCTCTTATATCTATACTGTTCCCACTGAACCTTTCTGGTATAAACATGTCAGGATCAGACCACGCATTTGGATCTCTCCCGATTGCCCAAACATTGATAATTACTCGTGAATCTTTCGGTATGTGGAAACCATCAACAGTGCAATCTTCAATGGCTGCATGAGGGATTAGTAATGGTGCCACAGGATGAAGCCTTAGCGCTTCCTTTACAACCATGTCTAAGTATCTTAGGTTGTCCAAGTCTGATTCCTCGACCATCCTGTCTAGGCCTACTTTTTCATCCAACTCTTGCTGGACTTTCTTCATTACTCGGGAGTTTTTCAGGAGTTCTGCCATTATCCATTCAACAACTGTAGCTGAAGTGTCCATTGATCCTGCAAGCATGTCCTGAAAGGAAGGTGGTTTTGTATCCAAGTTGTTCAGGAGATTAGTTAATGTTGAGGAAAATCACAAGCAAATAAGTACTCCGTATTGGTGGACTAAAACGGAACACTATGAATGAACTTGACACTATGATCATGATTATAGAGAAGTTGATTCAGAATTCAATCAGGCCTGCGTAGACATACGCCTATTCCTGAACAAAAAATCCTACTTTCAGTTGAAAATTGAAACAGTTATTAAGGTAAAGTTTTGAACAGATGCAACTGATTAAACATAATAGTGAGGAAATGTAAGAAGCATGTAATAATCACCAGAAACCTACTACAATGTTGTATGTTGTATAAGCAGTAAGACTAACATTTTAAGAAAGTAAAAATTAGATTGAAGCAGACttgagaaaaaaatttggtatcCAATTTGACAGGAGAGTTATAAACTTCGTTCATACGTGTAAACTTAAATCATGACTTACCAGCAAAATGGCTTTGATGTGGCGGCGATCAAATTGGAATTCAGTTTCTCCTGATTTCATGAGGGCCAACATGGTGTAGACAAAGTCATCTACATGCCTAGTTTGGTTTGCATATTGCTCATGTTCATCAATAATCTTCTCAAAGAATTCATCAAAAACTTTGCCAATAGCCTTCATTCTCCTGGTCAAGCCTTGAATGTCAAGTACTCCGAGATAAGGATAGTAATCTCCAAGATTGGGTGTTGCAGATAATTGCATCCCCTCTTTAATAACAGCTTTGAAGCCCCTCTCGTCAAATTCTTTGTCAGCATACTTCTTCCCGAGGACCATCAAGCAACTCATGTTCGCGTTCAGAGCAGCAACTTCAGCACTAATATCAACAACGCCGCAATTACGAGCAGCCTGTTTGAATGATTCCAAAAGCAATTCAAGCTCTTGCATTCTCATAGACTGAAATGAATTGATCTTAAAGTTACTAAGCAAATTTAAGGTGCATAATTTGCGCATGTTGCGCCAATATGGACCATACTGCCCAAAGGATAGGTTTCTTTGGCCAAAACTGATATATTTAGCAGCCTCATGAGGCGGCCTACTAGCAAAAACAAGATCATATGTTTTCAGGAATTGCTCAGCCGCATGAGGAGATGAAACAATGATGTTTGATACAAATCCGAAACGTAAATGCATGATAGGGCCATGTTGCTTGGACAGCTTATGGAAATCATGGTGAGGATTTTTCCCCAAAAGATGAAGATGTCCTAGAATAGGAAGGCCTCTTGGACTAGGGGGcaatttcttgttctttttctttctccacAATGAATCGAGGAGAAGAACAGCTGCAACTAGTATGAAAGTTGTCCAGATAAAGGCTGAAGacattttgattttgatgataATTCTTTCTCTAAGTTTGAGTCTTAAGGTATGTTCTAGCTTGAATTTATGCATATGCTGCGAGAGATGATGATAAGTACTAAAATGCTATGCTAAACTTAGTTATTATCAATTGGTAAATGTTGCCGGAATTAGAATCTGGACAATTgtaagtttcaaaaaaaaaaaaaagggatatgGACAATTGGAGGTTTTGAACAGGATAATCTGAAAATGTCTACTAATATTGCCTATTAACAATGCTTTATATTTTAATTACAAATCTAGCAAGCTTCATGTCTTGGAACAGGACACagtttcattttcaattttgtacttttggtatttCCAAAGTTTTTAGTTTGGTATGATTCTTTTTGATACTCCAAGTTTGtaaaacctcccctaaggtttctgaTAATTTCCCTAGGCTCCCTTGAAGTTTGTAAAATTATACAAATCTCCTTTGAGGTTAAggttttgataataaaattagttcgattagaaaaagtaatattaaaaagTACTTTAAAGAGAGAGATGGAACTTTTATTACATAAATACCcgttatatatgtatataagaaTGAaactaattaacaattaatacacACATTTCACCACCCAAAAAGTTCATATTCAATAAATTAGACAAcacaaataaacaacaaaattataCTAATGACCATACGATTCAATAAAATAGACTAGTCATCTCTTTTGACATGATATTTGCTATAATTTTTGtggttttgaaaagaaaaatttttaaattttgcctccttatatacatgcataagagatatttatagagtaaaaatttcagctctcttcttaaaatatttttttaatattacatTTTCTAATTTGACTAATTTCGTTATCAAAACCGTAACCTCAGGGGAGTCtaatgaaattgttagaaaccttagggtaggtttttgaaattatcccgaTATCAAATCTATGAAACCAAATATGTTGAAATTGAAATTATAGAAGAGTCAAGTAACACGAGTTCAAGACTGAAGAAATAAAAGCGTTATAACTATGATTATTTGCAAAATTGGCTTGGATTTGATAGGACCATATTTCATCCTTTTCATCTgggaaaaataataaatattaaacatggttttctttttcttttttcccattttccaaATCACATGAGGAATCTCTTGGTGGCTAAAGAAATTGCATGTCATATTTTCCATATTTCAAATGAAGCGGTATTTATTTACTATATTATGTGTAGAATAACACTCATCTGCTTTTAGTTAAACATACGTAGAATAATTGGACCGTCAAATCCGATGTCTGGGTTCACCAACACAGCAACCTGCCCTACATGGAAATTGGTGCATATTGATGTTTGCACTGATGAATGCTGAATGCACAAAAGCGTGGCAAAATTTTTGAATGGGCCAAAGCTATTAAATTAATCGACTTTTGATCCTTCAAGTATTAAGCACATATTTTTGCCCCTCAAACTTGAAAAAGGTACAATTTCCACCCTTTTGATTGaagataattttagaaaccttccTAAAATTTACGTTAATATTACTTGATATctctaaagttttaaaaatatcactaacCTCCCTAAAACCATATATCTTCTGTAACAATTTCACccttgtatttttaaaatatttttataataatcaTTTAACAAGAGAGATATATTTTTCTCCTAATTCTATTCTTTTGTTTGGTTTAATATTGAATTTTCTGCCTAATTGATTATACtataatatttatatacttTGCCTAAAATTTGCCTTTTTCAGAATGATTTGCCCAAAAAATGTTAAAGTGGTGAAGATAATTTTGTCAATTTGTGTGTTATGATAATGATTAATGATCCCATCTCACTAATATGATAGTTGAATGATATTTCTGAAACTGCACCCCTCCTCCATCCCCCACCCCGCTGCCTACAAACTCTCCCCGCCCCCTGCCCCATCCCCCATCCCCGCCCCACTTCCCCTGCGGGTGCCTCCGCGgggctaataaaaatttgttatataattttattatagttaaattttaacaaataatcaagtattaaaatattaacacattatcaaattattattcattgtaattttacaattgaaacttataaaaacaatcaaacaaaaattatttgaatgcaatccaacatgatgaaataaatataactaaagtagtcaaattttcacttttggcacaaatataatcactaattcattattgtgcttgtgttttttttaagaaaaaaatgttattgtattaagtgtaattagggatttagtataaatgtattagtaaatttagtataaccaattaataatttgtatgagtacacatatataattattagtataattaataatatcaattatattatatatactaatagacattatataatacatataactaataatatcattatcataagtttataactaattaaattatatattatatataattatatacatatatattttatatatttaattttttaaagcgGGTGGCAGTGTACCCCCCGCCCCGGTTCTAAgcagggaaaaaaaattccccccccccgccccaaccccctcCCCATTAGCCCCCTAtggggcgggtgcccgcggtCACCCGTCCCCATTGCTATCCCTAGTGGAGAGTATACCTTTTTATAAGTTCGAAAGATAAATGTATGCATTTAAAAATGGAAGATTAAAAGCCAATCAACTATATAGTTTGACAGCCATTTAGGTGGTCCCCCCCACCACAAAACATAAGTATAATCATTTTTATACTTTCACTCATTTTCACCATTTTTGTTTGTCGAAACCTGCAACTTTCACTCATTTTCACCATTGGCTTGGGCCAGGGCGGTCTCGACTTCAATGTTTATCATCCTCGAAACAGAAACATAAGTTTTAAATATTtccaaatattcttttccaaagttcaaaatttaaaattcattcgTGAGAAGgagaaattaaaaagaaaagaaaaaagaaaacagctaTTGGAACATGGAAGAAATCATCCGTTGGTCATTGATAATCTCCACTTTGAGGAAACCTCAACCAAATCCACATATTCCTATCAGTTAGCTATTTACTCTTAAAAAAGGTATTCATCATAATTGGTTGATGAGTACTTTTTTCCCCCATATACAAGTAGAATCTAGAATTGGTCTATAAGCCATGATTCTATGGAAGTCGAGTAGATTAATCAATGTACAATCATAGTCGGAACTAGTAGGAGCTTCCCTTACCCGTAAGTTTTATGAAATTATGTTTtcctttctaaaaaaaattgtaatctTAAAAGTATTCCTTtcaagtttaatttttttttctcctgtAAAAATTTAAAACGTTTATGTTATACTACACTTAAATTTAGATATGTTAAAATCCACTCTATTAAAATGGATTTTCTGGTtccatttatatatattatgctTCTCACAACACCCCAAATAGGTGATTTATCCTAAACAAGTAACTTCTGCTATGgcagacccaaaaaaaaaaaagactgttGACCCGTGATGCCCGCCTGTGTTTCGCTCCAGAATTTAGGGTATCTAATCCGCATATTTTTAACCAGAACAGAGGAGGCTCAGGTATCCACAAATAAGTAGGGCATGTTAGAGTTAGAGGCTTGAGTACCCACAGCCTGTGGGTACCTGACTCGTCTCAAatatatgttttgtatttttttttccattcttaTATATACATACAAGATACCATTTCTTTTAGagataattaaataatttcattgAGCAAATTCCAACCTAATTTTGAAAGATCATAATTTGTTTACAAGATTCACTTGTAAAGGCTATAATTTTATTTCTAGAGAGAGTTTAGCTGCTGTAGAAGATataagaaagaatgattatcaatttttattttctttgtgtcAAATTTTTATCCTTTTGAATTAATTTAACCTAATGTTAAAATTTCATGCTTGGCTTAGAATTATgtgattctctttttttttttttggctcaaaaTTCTTTCTTTAAGAACACAAAAATTGAGCAACAATTTGACCTTCTCGTTGAGTTGTATTGGGGATTGGAGTATGAATTTCAATGCAATCTTATTGGTTTTGGatgcttttgttgtttttaaagtttttagggcatttttctttattttcttgatCTTTCATTTTGTCATATTCCTAGTAACTTAGCCAATTATAATGTATTAACTCCTAATGAACCTTTCTATGATCAAATCTCAAGATGATATAAGCATTGCGGTAGTATTTCATCATGGTGTTCGATTCTAAGTTTTAATGCATTTCCTTCTTTTTCATAATGTTGCTCCCAAAACCCCTCTCTCCCTCATTAGGCATGAGACTTTTAGGTAAAATCTAGGTTGATCCTTATATGAACATGTAAAATACAAGATGAAATTGGTCTATACTattctttgtttggattgtaaattatttgagacaattttgtgaaaaaagtattgtagcacttttttgatatgatgtatgtgagataaaaaggtgattgaaaaatgtgttgatgatgAAAGTAAGTTAGTGTGTGTAAATAAGGTGTAATAATTCTTAAACCAAACACACTTATTTTCTAAATTAAATTATAAGTGTTGCAGGGCATGTGCTTGGTTTTCAACCCTCTCCTAGAGAATACCCGAGACTAGGTCCCTGCTCACATGTGAAGCAAGGGTTAAAAAATGGCTAATATGGCGGGTATTCATCCCATGTCCACCCCTAACTTTTGCGACAAAACGTATTGACCAAgttaatgaaaataaataaactttATGAGACAAATTATTAGTAGATTCAAGGTCAAGACAAAATGCAGCACTTTATGAGTTAGAAAAAAACTCAGTTTCTGATATGTACGTAATCActtaaatatattaattaaCTACTAAACGTGCAGAGAACGGAAAATTTACGTAAGTTGTAATGATTCATTGCATTCTGCACATTCGACAAGTAGAACACCTAATATGGattttgatagtcttgtttctTGCTAGACAAATATACGAAGCTAATTATGACTAAGTACTGTGATAATGACTTTGTTGTATCTTCCCTCCCTCAAGATATGATATTTATCTTTATGTGGCGCTTATCATTTTTCATTTAGCTAAACTGACCTTTCTAGTCGAGCTAGCGTGAAAATGATGGCATTACAAGTGATATCAAAAGACAATAGAATACACTACAGAACTTCTTCATCTTCCTCCACCTtaaaaaccaatttttttttaagacgATATTGATAACAATGATAAACAAAATAATCTCACATCAATATTCAAGACCCTCTGGACTAATTGATAAAAGATTATGAGTTTCTACACTCAATTAGTCATAGCTGCCAGCAGATTTTGTGATGGGAGTTCATGTTGTTCATCATGGCATTAGGGTCACCCATGGACATAGGCCAAACCAACATAACTCGGACACTTCCCTTGGGCCTTGGTTTCATATAGTTTCTACCATGCCAATGCTCTGATTTACTCGCTCTATATATGTTTGGATATGCCATCATTTAGTTAAAGATCCCCTAGACTAGCTAATAATATAATGATCTCTACCTTAGTTTGTGAGAGAGGATGTTGAACAAACAAACCAATCTTACGTTGGTTGGTCAAGATCTTCTCGACTGAACGGGGCTTCTTTACTCACTGCTTATTAGTTTCGAGATAGAACTTCAAGttctttattattattcttttggaaaaaaaaaaactgccttGAAATGATGAGCATGAATCTCTATCTTTTTattgaaataataaatgatagcttaaagaaataaaacaaagtataaagaaacaataatcGATAGCAACTTAAATGATTCACTTGAATACATAATTGTGCATATTTTTGTGCCATTCAGAAAGTTTTTTGCGCCTTAGTTTCCCTCGTTGTTTTTTTAAATCCCATCCTTCCcctattaagaaaaaaatattttaaaaaaagttttttggaCTACATAAGATGGGCTTCAAACACAATAAAGCAAGTGAAGACGATTAGTTATTCCAGTGATGTTTAGCTTAATCTTTGGTTGTTTTCCTTCATCTCATACTGCTATCCTTTGCTTGTAACTATGTTCTCCTATAACAATGCAACTTGTGGGGGAATCTTATACTGATCGGAGTGTTGGAGTATTCTATTTTATAttatcaatcttttttttttttttttgctgtttaCATTAAGTTGAGTTACAAAAACGTTTTACCAAAAATTGGGaggtttcttgtgggtttaaCTTCCAAATTAAGGCCAACATAGTTATAATGGTTAAGACTGTTTTTCTCCATTTTATGTAAGTTTCATAGTTGCATTTAGGGGATTTTAGTCATTTAAGATAAcaatttgactttttttttgattaattatacatttttgtttttatttcaaaaggaAACTTCATACCTTACAGAGGCGAAGAGAAGAGGGTTGAGAGTAAAAAACCAGGATCCTTACGCGGACATGGCTAACGTGAACCAAGTTAAATCTCATTAAATAATATGCCACTTGCAAATGCAATCATAATTGGTGAGGGGATTGACTTTAATTACTAGACCCATTTTTAATGACCAAAACTGATTCTCATCAAGTGAGCCAATTCATTCCACGATGATGAGCCTGATTGCCCCATTAGATCGTGGCACGTTTTCCCGGACGTGTTCTTCCGTGGCCAAGGAATAGTTTGGCCTTTTGATATAGTTCACGACCACGAAGTTTGGATATAatattattttgaataattattataatattttttgtaatatgacgtatgtaaaataaaaagataattgaaaatataaaaagttaaattggtaaatatatttatgatacaagcaaaatattatttagGAAAATTTGATATTCAAACAAAGCCAAATTCTATTTTACGATTTATGCTATTGCAAGTTAACGTGAGGATTTTTACCTTTCTATCATCTTCAAAATTAGTGTATGGCATTGGGTACTCTTTTGtcttaatttatttcaattatgcAAAAATGATTCATGCATAATTACATCCATGTATGAAATGTTACGATGACATTGAGTGGCACATTTTTTATGTATGGAAAAAATGAGATAGTCGATAAAAACCTTAATCCTCACTTCACATCAGTGATCTTATTAATCAATCAAAGACTAAAATAACTGGTTGACTTGTTCTCTTACACTGATGTTAAATGCTAGGTTGATTTCTCAATCtgaaaaaattcccaaaaatacTCAATTTATATGTATGAACCCCATATTTTTCTTGTAAATGACCTTCATTTTGCATAACGTCCAAAATGCATACCAAGTCCTAAAGACATCTTCATTTTGAAGCATTTGGAGCAAAAAGTAACTAATTTCAAAATCTGTATAGCCTGGAGTTTATGACCTTGTTGTGCTTTATAGAAATACTAGTCTAACGTTTAAATCTAATGTTTTAATTTGTAGTTAATTATTACAAGATTTTAATAAATTAGGCTAGCATCTTTCTCCTGTGTACGGGATTTGccatttaaaataaatttctttCTTAGATTCATTTTTATTATCCTTTTGAAAGGTTTAATAGTGGAGCTGTCGACTTATTTTGTGGTGGGACTTTTGGCAAGTTAACAGATCCACGACTTTGTGTTCAGACAATTATGTCGTGATTCTGGCTAAATTGACTCAGATAATGATGGTTTTGTATCACTGGCCCAGGATTTTAGGAATTCTTAATTACCCccttaaaataattaaaactttTCTTTCGTATCCTTATGAAATTAGACTTTGCCCTC
The genomic region above belongs to Coffea arabica cultivar ET-39 chromosome 7c, Coffea Arabica ET-39 HiFi, whole genome shotgun sequence and contains:
- the LOC140010201 gene encoding cytochrome P450 71AU50-like, with the protein product MHKFKLEHTLRLKLRERIIIKIKMSSAFIWTTFILVAAVLLLDSLWRKKKNKKLPPSPRGLPILGHLHLLGKNPHHDFHKLSKQHGPIMHLRFGFVSNIIVSSPHAAEQFLKTYDLVFASRPPHEAAKYISFGQRNLSFGQYGPYWRNMRKLCTLNLLSNFKINSFQSMRMQELELLLESFKQAARNCGVVDISAEVAALNANMSCLMVLGKKYADKEFDERGFKAVIKEGMQLSATPNLGDYYPYLGVLDIQGLTRRMKAIGKVFDEFFEKIIDEHEQYANQTRHVDDFVYTMLALMKSGETEFQFDRRHIKAILLDMLAGSMDTSATVVEWIMAELLKNSRVMKKVQQELDEKVGLDRMVEESDLDNLRYLDMVVKEALRLHPVAPLLIPHAAIEDCTVDGFHIPKDSRVIINVWAIGRDPNAWSDPDMFIPERFSGNSIDIRGHDFQLLPFGSGRRGCPGIQLGLTVVRLLVAQLVHCFTWELPNGMLPSELDMTEEFGLVVTRAKHLMAVPTYRLSK